In Sporosarcina psychrophila, a genomic segment contains:
- a CDS encoding nucleoside recognition domain-containing protein, which yields MGTLQNGLKAGLRTTWTLGKIIFPITVLVVILQHTPVLPWLIKLVAPFMGIFGLSGEAAIPLVLGNALNLYAGIAGILSLEMTVKEVFIIAIMLSFSHNLFIETGVALKVGVKLWIVLVVRFGLAAMSGIIINLMWQGGGETARYGMTPKVTDIPDGWLEIGLLGVQKASFGVLQLAIIVIPLMIIVQFLKDRNYLQKFSEKLAPFTKVIGVQSNASMTLVAGLVIGLAYGAGVMIQAVQEDGVSKKDATLAFIFLVACHAVIEDTLIFIPLGIPILPLLIIRVVTAFVLTIIVAYVWKRAEQQKKKEVPVADG from the coding sequence ATGGGGACGCTTCAAAATGGATTAAAGGCAGGACTTCGGACAACGTGGACACTGGGGAAAATCATCTTTCCAATCACAGTACTCGTCGTCATTTTACAGCATACACCCGTGTTACCGTGGCTTATTAAACTTGTTGCACCGTTTATGGGGATATTCGGTCTTAGTGGAGAAGCTGCAATCCCGTTAGTGCTTGGTAATGCACTCAATTTATATGCGGGAATTGCAGGGATTTTATCGTTGGAAATGACTGTGAAGGAAGTATTCATCATCGCCATCATGTTGTCATTTTCACATAATCTATTCATTGAAACAGGCGTTGCACTGAAAGTTGGCGTGAAGTTATGGATTGTGCTCGTGGTACGTTTTGGGCTTGCAGCGATGTCAGGTATTATCATTAACTTGATGTGGCAAGGCGGAGGAGAGACAGCACGTTACGGAATGACTCCGAAAGTTACGGATATACCAGATGGTTGGTTAGAAATTGGACTGTTAGGTGTTCAGAAAGCGTCATTTGGAGTTCTTCAGCTTGCCATAATTGTTATTCCACTTATGATTATTGTTCAGTTCTTGAAAGATCGTAATTATTTGCAGAAATTTTCGGAGAAACTGGCACCCTTCACGAAAGTAATTGGCGTACAATCCAATGCGTCGATGACACTTGTTGCCGGTTTGGTTATCGGTCTCGCTTATGGTGCTGGCGTTATGATACAGGCCGTACAAGAGGATGGTGTGAGCAAGAAGGACGCAACACTGGCATTCATCTTTCTAGTCGCCTGTCATGCAGTTATAGAAGATACACTGATTTTTATCCCACTAGGCATTCCGATTCTGCCATTACTGATTATCCGGGTCGTAACAGCTTTCGTGTTGACGATCATTGTCGCATATGTCTGGAAACGGGCTGAACAACAGAAAAAAAAGGAGGTTCCGGTTGCAGATGGCTAA
- a CDS encoding DUF4097 family beta strand repeat-containing protein, whose product MMQNERKRILAMLENGTITTEEALTLLETLGKTGQVEKSPEAKQTTVKAQELEKQYSEPKQQEKVDPFEKAEPIIEDKDQDQPSMDEFLEDLTKDFTNVGDRFMQFMQSAVQKVKSFEFDSPFGNTVTFDHTITKPATEIDEVIIDIDNGKVTIHTGETEEIRADFTVKTYNSESEEKAKKDFLEKLLFVNDEGKIRISSDLKMVQVNVELFIPKKDYARISARLLNGSFKMKDATAEKVKVKTANGKIEIAGLTFKNGEFETVNGSIGLNDVTATTIEAETLNGRVYIDGAVKDVEAQSLNGHVVVTTTDLAAEKIEAKTMSGTVEIYIPIGVALSGEIASNMGRLDLKLEDVDRTVEQEQLLHRTIRFKKDVEGNPSPLHIFGEAKTGSVLVCYNAKKE is encoded by the coding sequence ATGATGCAAAATGAACGGAAACGGATTTTAGCAATGCTGGAAAACGGTACGATCACGACCGAGGAAGCATTGACACTTCTAGAAACATTAGGGAAAACTGGTCAAGTGGAAAAAAGCCCAGAAGCTAAACAGACCACTGTAAAGGCACAAGAATTGGAAAAACAATATAGTGAACCAAAACAGCAAGAAAAAGTAGATCCATTCGAAAAGGCTGAGCCCATTATCGAAGACAAGGATCAAGATCAGCCTTCTATGGATGAATTCCTTGAAGATTTGACTAAAGATTTTACCAACGTCGGCGATAGATTCATGCAATTCATGCAGAGCGCTGTTCAAAAAGTGAAATCATTTGAATTTGATTCTCCATTTGGCAATACGGTTACGTTTGACCATACAATAACTAAGCCAGCAACCGAAATCGACGAAGTTATCATTGATATCGACAATGGAAAAGTGACAATCCATACTGGTGAAACAGAAGAAATACGAGCAGATTTCACGGTGAAAACCTACAATAGTGAGTCAGAAGAAAAAGCGAAAAAAGATTTTCTTGAAAAGTTATTGTTTGTTAATGACGAAGGGAAAATTAGAATTTCAAGCGATTTGAAAATGGTTCAAGTAAATGTTGAATTATTCATCCCGAAAAAGGATTACGCGAGAATTTCCGCACGTTTGCTGAACGGCTCATTTAAAATGAAAGATGCCACCGCTGAAAAGGTAAAAGTGAAGACTGCAAACGGGAAAATCGAGATTGCTGGCTTGACGTTCAAAAATGGTGAATTTGAAACTGTGAATGGCTCAATCGGTCTAAACGATGTGACTGCTACTACAATTGAAGCAGAAACACTCAACGGCCGTGTGTACATCGATGGCGCTGTGAAAGATGTGGAGGCACAATCTTTAAACGGACATGTTGTGGTTACAACGACAGATCTTGCAGCTGAAAAAATCGAAGCAAAAACAATGAGCGGTACAGTTGAAATTTACATTCCAATAGGAGTCGCTCTATCAGGTGAAATTGCATCCAATATGGGTCGGTTGGACTTAAAGCTTGAAGATGTCGATCGAACTGTCGAGCAGGAACAATTGCTACATCGGACAATTCGTTTTAAAAAGGATGTAGAAGGAAATCCATCTCCGTTACACATTTTTGGTGAAGCGAAAACGGGTTCTGTTCTCGTTTGTTATAACGCGAAAAAAGAATAA
- the hprK gene encoding HPr(Ser) kinase/phosphatase: MSYVTVKDAQEKLFLELCAGEAGIEREIHTSDISRPGLEMAGYFNYYLADRVQLLGKTELSFFANLTEAERIDRMKRLCSETTPAIIVAHEMEVPVELIEAAENQGIPVLKTDVPTTRFSGMLTNYLSGRLAPMTAIHGVLVDVYGIGILITGKSGVGKSETALELVKRGHRLVADDLVEIRQVAKNVLIGNAPKLLEHMLEIRGVGIVDMMTLFGASAVKSDKRILIIVDLEFWDQDKIYDRLGIDEEKMKIMDSELTKLTVPVRPGRNLSVIIEVAAMDYRMKKLGVNAAEEFTKKLADEIKVNRK; this comes from the coding sequence ATGTCTTATGTAACAGTAAAGGACGCACAAGAAAAACTTTTTCTTGAACTATGCGCAGGCGAAGCCGGCATCGAGCGTGAGATACATACGAGTGATATTTCAAGACCAGGCCTTGAAATGGCTGGTTATTTCAATTACTACCTAGCGGATCGTGTTCAACTATTGGGCAAGACAGAGCTATCATTTTTCGCGAACTTAACCGAAGCAGAACGGATAGATCGGATGAAAAGACTCTGTTCAGAAACTACGCCGGCCATCATTGTGGCACATGAAATGGAAGTGCCGGTTGAATTGATTGAGGCTGCTGAAAATCAAGGCATTCCTGTCTTGAAAACGGATGTTCCAACGACGCGATTTTCGGGTATGCTGACGAATTATCTAAGTGGCAGACTTGCACCAATGACAGCCATTCATGGAGTGCTTGTAGATGTTTATGGAATAGGGATACTGATCACGGGTAAGAGTGGTGTAGGTAAAAGTGAAACAGCGCTTGAACTTGTGAAAAGGGGCCATCGACTTGTGGCTGATGACCTTGTGGAAATTAGACAGGTAGCAAAAAATGTGTTGATTGGAAATGCACCAAAACTACTTGAACATATGCTTGAAATCCGTGGAGTCGGGATTGTAGATATGATGACATTGTTCGGAGCCAGCGCCGTGAAGAGCGATAAACGAATTTTAATTATCGTCGATCTTGAATTTTGGGATCAGGACAAGATTTATGACCGGCTTGGTATTGATGAAGAAAAGATGAAAATTATGGATTCAGAATTGACGAAGCTGACTGTGCCGGTAAGACCTGGGCGTAACTTGTCCGTTATTATTGAAGTTGCGGCAATGGATTATCGAATGAAAAAACTTGGAGTCAATGCAGCAGAGGAGTTTACGAAAAAACTTGCTGATGAAATTAAAGTGAATCGAAAGTAA
- a CDS encoding acyltransferase codes for MRRTERYPAREGANSLWHIYKTVPFFKVAKNFAVIQLSRYTPFIPMKNFLFRTFLKMEVGNKTSFALMVMPDVMFPERIKVGDNSIIGFNTTILAHEYLIDEYRIGDVIIGKNVLIGANTTILPGVEIGDGAIISAASLVNRDIPPGVFAGGNPVKIIFTLEQMIERQQKNENG; via the coding sequence TTGAGACGTACTGAAAGGTATCCCGCACGAGAGGGAGCAAATTCACTTTGGCATATTTACAAGACGGTTCCTTTTTTCAAAGTTGCAAAAAACTTTGCTGTTATCCAATTATCGAGGTACACACCTTTCATCCCGATGAAGAACTTTTTGTTCCGCACATTTTTGAAAATGGAAGTTGGGAATAAGACATCTTTCGCCCTTATGGTGATGCCTGATGTCATGTTCCCCGAGAGGATAAAAGTCGGTGACAATTCAATCATTGGCTTCAATACGACAATCCTTGCACATGAATACTTAATAGATGAGTATCGTATAGGAGATGTCATTATTGGAAAGAACGTATTAATTGGAGCAAATACGACAATTCTTCCCGGAGTGGAAATTGGAGATGGGGCAATTATTTCTGCTGCTTCTCTCGTAAACCGTGATATCCCACCAGGTGTGTTTGCTGGTGGCAATCCGGTTAAGATCATCTTTACACTGGAGCAGATGATTGAGCGACAACAAAAAAATGAAAACGGATAG
- the uvrB gene encoding excinuclease ABC subunit UvrB: MVGKFNLQAPYTPQGDQPSAIAQLLEGHNRGEKHQTLLGATGTGKTFTVSNVLTEINKPTLVIAHNKTLAGQLYSEFKEFFPDNAVEYFVSFYDYYQPEAYIAHTDTFIEKDSSINDEIDKLRHSATSSLFERNDVLIVASVSCIYGLGSPEEYSAHVVSLRPGMEIGRNELLRRFVDIQYERNDVSFTRGTFRVRGDVVELLPASQDEHCLRIEFFGDEIERIREVDSLTGEILGEREHVAIFPASHFVTGEEKMVKAIENIEIELEERLKEFRAQDKLLEAQRLEQRTRYDLEMMREMGFCSGIENYSRHLTLRPAGAIPYTLLDYFPDDFLIIVDESHVSLPQIRGMYNGDQARKNVLVDHGFRLPSALDNRPLTFQEFENHVHEAIYVSATPGPYEIEHTPEMIQQIIRPTGLLDPTIEIRPIEGQIDDLIGQIRERTKNNERVLITTLTKKMSEDLTDYLKEIGIKVQYLHSDIKTLERIETLRELRIGTYDVLVGINLLREGIDIPEVSLVVILDADKEGFLRSERALIQTMGRAARNSNGHVILYADRMTDSMAKAIGETERRRDIQRKYNEKHGITPTTIKKEIRDVIRATAVSEEAISYLEKVTQGKKLTKDEKTKLLVTLEKEMKEAAKALDFERAAELRDTIMELKAER, translated from the coding sequence ATGGTCGGAAAATTCAATTTGCAAGCCCCTTATACACCACAAGGCGATCAGCCGTCTGCAATCGCACAACTATTAGAAGGACATAACCGAGGTGAGAAGCACCAAACTTTGCTCGGTGCAACCGGGACTGGAAAAACATTTACCGTGTCGAATGTCTTGACGGAGATTAACAAACCGACTCTCGTTATCGCTCACAACAAAACGTTAGCGGGTCAATTATATAGTGAATTTAAAGAGTTTTTTCCTGATAATGCAGTCGAATACTTTGTCAGTTTCTATGATTATTATCAGCCAGAAGCGTATATCGCGCATACTGACACCTTCATTGAAAAAGACTCAAGCATCAATGATGAAATTGATAAATTACGTCACTCTGCAACATCTTCCTTATTTGAAAGGAATGATGTACTCATTGTTGCATCTGTCTCTTGCATTTATGGTCTAGGTTCCCCAGAAGAATACAGCGCACATGTTGTTTCTCTTCGTCCAGGTATGGAAATCGGACGCAATGAACTGCTTCGCAGATTTGTAGATATTCAATACGAACGCAATGACGTAAGTTTCACTCGAGGTACGTTCCGGGTACGCGGCGATGTTGTTGAACTTTTGCCAGCATCCCAGGATGAACATTGCTTACGTATCGAGTTTTTCGGTGATGAAATCGAACGAATTCGCGAAGTGGATTCACTGACAGGCGAAATCCTCGGTGAACGTGAACACGTTGCCATATTCCCCGCATCTCACTTTGTTACTGGTGAAGAAAAAATGGTGAAAGCAATTGAAAACATTGAAATTGAACTGGAAGAACGTTTGAAAGAGTTTCGTGCCCAGGACAAATTATTGGAAGCGCAACGTCTTGAACAACGGACACGCTATGATCTTGAAATGATGCGGGAAATGGGCTTCTGTTCGGGTATTGAAAACTATTCCCGTCATTTAACACTCCGTCCTGCAGGAGCGATACCGTATACATTGCTTGACTATTTCCCAGATGATTTCCTCATTATTGTAGATGAAAGTCATGTCTCATTGCCACAAATCCGTGGTATGTATAACGGTGACCAGGCACGGAAAAATGTCCTTGTTGACCATGGTTTCCGTTTGCCTTCAGCACTCGACAACAGACCGCTTACATTCCAAGAATTCGAAAACCATGTCCACGAGGCGATTTATGTTTCTGCGACACCAGGTCCTTACGAAATTGAGCATACTCCTGAGATGATTCAACAGATTATCCGCCCGACTGGTCTACTAGATCCGACAATTGAAATACGTCCGATTGAAGGACAGATTGATGATTTGATAGGTCAAATAAGAGAACGGACTAAAAACAATGAACGTGTTCTAATTACGACGTTAACAAAGAAAATGTCCGAAGATTTGACCGATTACTTGAAGGAAATTGGTATAAAAGTTCAATACCTTCATTCTGACATTAAAACACTTGAACGAATTGAAACGTTAAGAGAACTGCGAATAGGCACATATGATGTCCTTGTGGGTATTAACCTCTTAAGAGAAGGGATAGACATTCCTGAAGTATCGCTTGTTGTAATCTTGGATGCTGATAAAGAAGGGTTTCTACGTTCTGAGCGAGCACTTATTCAGACGATGGGTCGTGCTGCCCGTAATTCCAATGGACATGTCATTTTATATGCAGATAGAATGACGGACTCCATGGCGAAAGCAATTGGGGAAACGGAGCGACGTCGGGACATTCAACGAAAATATAATGAAAAACATGGCATAACACCTACGACAATCAAAAAGGAAATCCGTGATGTGATTCGTGCAACAGCAGTATCAGAAGAAGCTATTTCCTATTTAGAAAAAGTAACACAAGGCAAGAAGTTGACAAAAGACGAAAAAACAAAGCTGCTTGTAACTTTGGAAAAAGAGATGAAAGAGGCAGCGAAAGCACTCGACTTCGAACGTGCTGCTGAACTAAGGGATACAATCATGGAATTGAAGGCTGAAAGGTAG
- the uvrA gene encoding excinuclease ABC subunit UvrA has protein sequence MKNKEIIIQGARANNLKNININIPRDKLVVMTGLSGSGKSSLAFDTIYAEGQRRYVESLSSYARQFLGQMDKPDVDVIEGLSPAISIDQKTTSRNPRSTVGTATEIYDYLRLLYARVGKPICPIHGTEISSQTIEQMVDRLMKLPERARIQVLAPIVSGRKGTHVKLIEDIKKQGYVRIRVNGEIIDLDDNIELNKNKKHTIEVVIDRIVMKEDIAPRLSDSLESALRLADGTVLVDVMDGEEILFSEHHACPLCGFSIGELEPRMFSFNSPFGACQECDGLGTKQEVDPELIVPDPTLSLKDHAIAPWEPTSSQYYPELLKTVANHFGISMDVPVNELPDDELDKILNGSKDEKIRFRYTNEFGGTRDSNIYFEGVLANVERRFKETSSDYIREQMEKYMSQRPCPTCAGYRLKEESLAVKVNGVHIGKVTELSITEADQFFKNLVLSEKDTQIAKLILREIEERLGFLINVGLDYLSLSRAAGTLSGGEAQRIRLATQIGSRLTGVLYILDEPSIGLHQRDNDRLIGTLKSMRDIGNTLIVVEHDEDTMMAADYLIDIGPGAGVAGGEIVSAGTPEKVMNDPNSLTGQYLSGKKFIPLPLERRKLDGRKIVIKGASENNLKNVNVDIPLGQFIAVTGVSGSGKSTLINQVLYKVLAQKLNRSKQKPGQYKSAIGLEELEKVIEIDQSPIGRTPRSNPATYTGMFDDVRDMFASTNEAKVRGYKKGRFSFNVKGGRCEACRGDGIIKIEMHFLPDVYVPCEVCHGKRYNRETLEVTYKGKNIADVLAMTVDDALVFFENIPKISRKLQTIVDVGLGYINLGQPATTLSGGEAQRVKLASELHKRSNGKSFYILDEPTTGLHVHDIAKLLIVLQRLVDTGNTVLVIEHNLDVIKTVDYIIDIGPEGGDKGGKIIATGTPEKVAESTVSYTGYYLKPVLERERKRMDMMIEDAEKVSK, from the coding sequence ATGAAGAATAAAGAAATCATCATACAAGGCGCACGAGCGAATAATTTGAAAAATATTAACATAAATATCCCTCGTGACAAATTGGTCGTCATGACAGGTCTTTCGGGGTCAGGGAAGTCCTCCCTCGCTTTCGATACAATTTACGCGGAAGGGCAGCGAAGGTACGTTGAATCATTATCTTCTTATGCGCGACAGTTTTTAGGTCAGATGGACAAGCCGGATGTGGATGTCATTGAAGGGCTATCACCGGCAATTTCAATTGATCAAAAGACGACGAGCCGCAATCCCCGCTCGACCGTAGGAACTGCAACGGAAATATACGACTATCTACGTCTTCTTTATGCACGTGTTGGCAAACCAATCTGCCCGATTCACGGAACGGAAATTTCGTCCCAAACGATTGAGCAAATGGTTGACCGCCTTATGAAATTACCAGAACGTGCGCGAATTCAAGTTCTGGCACCGATTGTTTCAGGTCGTAAAGGAACACATGTGAAATTAATCGAAGATATTAAGAAGCAAGGGTATGTACGAATTCGAGTCAACGGTGAAATTATAGATCTTGACGACAATATTGAATTGAACAAAAACAAGAAGCATACGATTGAGGTTGTCATCGACCGGATTGTTATGAAGGAAGACATTGCGCCACGTCTGAGCGACTCTCTTGAATCGGCTCTACGTCTCGCGGATGGTACTGTTTTGGTTGACGTCATGGACGGGGAAGAAATCCTGTTCAGTGAACACCATGCTTGTCCATTATGCGGTTTTTCAATTGGCGAACTTGAACCAAGAATGTTTTCATTCAACAGTCCGTTTGGCGCTTGTCAGGAATGTGATGGACTGGGGACAAAGCAAGAAGTAGACCCGGAATTAATCGTGCCAGATCCAACGCTGTCGTTAAAAGATCATGCAATTGCGCCATGGGAACCGACAAGCTCCCAATACTATCCGGAACTTTTGAAAACTGTCGCGAATCATTTTGGCATATCAATGGATGTACCGGTAAATGAATTGCCAGACGATGAACTTGATAAAATATTAAATGGCTCGAAAGATGAAAAAATTCGATTCCGTTACACAAATGAATTTGGTGGAACGCGGGATAGCAATATTTACTTTGAAGGTGTTTTGGCAAATGTAGAACGCCGCTTTAAAGAAACTTCTTCAGATTATATCCGTGAACAGATGGAGAAGTATATGTCACAGCGGCCATGTCCAACTTGTGCTGGCTACCGGTTGAAGGAAGAGTCACTTGCGGTAAAAGTGAATGGCGTCCATATCGGAAAAGTGACGGAATTGTCCATTACTGAAGCAGACCAGTTTTTCAAAAACCTTGTGCTATCTGAAAAAGATACACAAATTGCGAAGCTTATATTGCGTGAAATTGAAGAACGTCTCGGATTCCTAATTAATGTTGGACTTGATTATTTGTCGTTATCGAGGGCGGCAGGAACGCTATCCGGCGGAGAAGCTCAGCGAATTCGATTGGCAACGCAAATTGGTTCAAGGCTGACAGGCGTTCTTTATATTTTAGATGAACCATCAATTGGACTTCATCAACGAGATAATGATCGGCTTATCGGTACATTGAAAAGTATGCGCGACATCGGCAATACACTGATTGTTGTTGAGCATGATGAAGATACGATGATGGCTGCCGATTATTTAATTGATATCGGACCCGGCGCTGGTGTTGCTGGGGGGGAAATCGTTTCTGCAGGAACGCCTGAAAAAGTTATGAATGACCCTAACTCACTGACGGGTCAATATTTGAGTGGTAAGAAATTTATCCCGCTTCCATTGGAAAGACGTAAACTGGATGGACGAAAAATCGTCATTAAAGGTGCATCTGAAAATAACTTAAAAAATGTAAATGTAGATATTCCGCTTGGACAATTCATCGCCGTAACGGGTGTTTCAGGATCAGGGAAAAGTACGCTAATCAATCAAGTTCTTTATAAAGTACTCGCACAGAAATTGAATCGTTCTAAGCAGAAACCGGGACAATATAAATCTGCTATAGGTCTTGAAGAGCTTGAAAAGGTCATTGAAATCGACCAGTCTCCAATTGGACGGACGCCTAGATCCAATCCTGCTACTTATACAGGCATGTTTGATGATGTACGGGATATGTTTGCTTCTACGAACGAAGCTAAAGTCCGCGGTTATAAAAAAGGTCGTTTCAGCTTTAACGTTAAGGGTGGTCGTTGTGAAGCCTGCCGTGGCGATGGAATCATTAAAATCGAAATGCACTTTTTACCGGACGTCTATGTACCTTGTGAAGTTTGTCATGGGAAACGATATAATAGAGAGACACTGGAAGTTACCTATAAAGGGAAAAACATTGCGGACGTACTCGCTATGACAGTCGATGATGCACTCGTGTTTTTTGAAAATATACCGAAAATTAGCCGTAAGCTTCAGACGATTGTTGATGTAGGACTAGGTTATATTAATCTAGGCCAGCCGGCAACAACATTATCAGGCGGGGAAGCACAACGGGTGAAACTTGCTTCTGAGCTGCACAAACGCTCCAATGGAAAGTCATTTTATATTCTTGACGAACCGACGACGGGTCTTCATGTCCACGATATTGCCAAACTACTTATCGTATTGCAGCGCCTTGTCGATACAGGGAATACGGTACTCGTTATCGAACATAACCTGGATGTCATTAAAACCGTCGATTACATTATCGACATAGGTCCTGAGGGTGGTGATAAAGGCGGGAAAATTATCGCGACAGGTACTCCGGAAAAAGTCGCGGAATCGACAGTTTCCTATACAGGTTATTATTTAAAACCGGTACTTGAGCGAGAACGAAAACGAATGGACATGATGATTGAAGATGCAGAAAAGGTTTCGAAATGA
- the lgt gene encoding prolipoprotein diacylglyceryl transferase, with product MFNVLAINPIAFSLGSLEVRWYGILIALGIVLAFIVVQKEMVKRGMHPDFLTDLLIWAVPIAIVSARIYYVIFSWDYYKDNPGQIIQIWQGGIAIHGALIGAFITTYFFTKKRGISFWKVVDIAAAGLLIGQIIGRWGNFMNQEAHGGPVSEKFLETTIIPDWIMNQMTIEGVTYHPTFLYESMWNIVGLIIIILLRKVNLKRGEMFLFYLVWYSAGRFFIEGMRTDSLYVIGELRAAQLVSVITIIVAIAVFIVRRYVQKVNVKYQDK from the coding sequence ATGTTTAATGTACTGGCAATAAACCCGATTGCATTTTCGCTAGGTTCGCTTGAAGTCAGGTGGTATGGGATTTTAATTGCGCTGGGGATTGTCCTCGCATTCATTGTTGTTCAAAAGGAAATGGTTAAGCGCGGGATGCATCCGGACTTTTTGACGGATCTGCTCATTTGGGCCGTTCCAATCGCGATTGTTAGTGCGCGAATCTACTATGTTATTTTCTCGTGGGATTATTATAAAGACAATCCGGGACAAATTATTCAAATTTGGCAAGGCGGCATCGCTATCCATGGTGCATTAATTGGTGCCTTCATTACGACATACTTCTTCACGAAAAAGAGAGGTATTTCATTCTGGAAAGTGGTCGATATCGCAGCAGCTGGACTGCTGATTGGTCAAATTATCGGTCGTTGGGGCAATTTCATGAATCAGGAAGCGCACGGAGGTCCTGTTTCGGAAAAGTTCCTTGAAACAACGATTATTCCTGATTGGATTATGAACCAAATGACGATTGAAGGCGTGACGTATCATCCGACATTCCTTTATGAATCTATGTGGAATATTGTGGGACTTATCATCATTATCTTGTTGCGCAAGGTGAATTTGAAGCGCGGCGAAATGTTTCTATTTTACCTTGTCTGGTATTCTGCTGGACGCTTCTTCATTGAGGGGATGCGAACAGACAGCTTATATGTCATAGGTGAACTTCGGGCGGCGCAGCTAGTATCGGTTATCACAATCATTGTTGCTATCGCGGTATTCATAGTGAGAAGATATGTTCAAAAAGTAAATGTGAAGTATCAAGATAAATAA
- a CDS encoding N-acetylmuramoyl-L-alanine amidase: MQGTVPRQREHTKQMDYCGNSAFTACNRTDRGVKKANYAVLRETPTPAILIECAFMTN, translated from the coding sequence ATGCAGGGCACGGTCCCAAGACAGCGGGAACACACTAAACAGATGGACTATTGCGGGAATTCCGCTTTTACAGCTTGTAATCGAACAGACCGCGGCGTGAAGAAAGCGAACTACGCTGTCCTACGTGAAACCCCGACGCCTGCGATACTTATTGAGTGCGCATTCATGACAAATTGA
- the ppaX gene encoding pyrophosphatase PpaX has translation MAKPITTLLFDFDGTLLDTNELIIQTFQYVLGNHYPGKYERIDILPFLGPTLYESFDSVEPEKTEQLIEEYRAWNKSMHDELSIEFDGVSETMRLLKAAGMKMAIVSTKRKDMIMRGLELLDVEGVFDEVIAMDDVTKTKPDPEPILLALERLGANADEALMIGDNYHDIVGGQNAGVRTAGVAWSAKGEVFLQTFNPDYMLQHISELLQLVKGEKD, from the coding sequence ATGGCTAAACCAATTACTACACTACTATTTGATTTTGACGGAACATTACTGGATACGAATGAATTGATCATCCAGACATTCCAATATGTCCTTGGTAATCATTACCCGGGGAAATATGAACGAATCGATATACTACCGTTTTTAGGGCCAACATTGTATGAATCATTCGATTCGGTTGAACCTGAAAAGACGGAGCAACTGATTGAAGAATATAGAGCATGGAATAAATCAATGCATGACGAACTTTCAATTGAGTTTGACGGTGTTTCTGAAACGATGAGGTTGTTGAAGGCAGCGGGCATGAAAATGGCGATTGTCTCGACCAAGAGAAAAGATATGATTATGAGAGGGTTAGAACTCCTTGATGTGGAAGGGGTTTTTGACGAAGTCATTGCAATGGATGATGTAACGAAAACGAAGCCTGATCCAGAACCGATTTTACTAGCACTCGAACGATTGGGAGCCAACGCGGATGAAGCCCTTATGATCGGGGATAACTACCATGACATAGTTGGTGGGCAAAATGCAGGGGTCCGTACAGCGGGTGTCGCATGGTCGGCAAAAGGGGAAGTCTTTTTACAAACATTCAACCCAGATTACATGTTGCAGCATATTTCGGAACTACTCCAATTGGTTAAAGGCGAAAAAGATTGA